A region of Toxorhynchites rutilus septentrionalis strain SRP chromosome 1, ASM2978413v1, whole genome shotgun sequence DNA encodes the following proteins:
- the LOC129765446 gene encoding uncharacterized protein LOC129765446, producing MCNCCAELFKNSSFRNMIDNGTSGCSEPKEIVSLKDDIAKLSQVVEGLAAKVDAKTLAPNKSTAWVNAKRSAMESNTPKRRRGDTGSPISSPTMPTRTCGTKPMSAFDPQTTEAEIASLVRECLDLGSCTEPKVIKLVPKGKELSAMNFVSFKIGISSKLRCSALSRDSWPENVIFREFEDRSKNQLRITRINRILPVEPQPSEGDPVVQMDA from the exons ATGTGCAATTGTTGCGCCGAACTATTCAAAAACAGCAGCTTCAGAAACATGATCGACAATGGAACAAGCGGTTGTTCTGAACCGAAGGAAATTGTCTCGCTGAAGGACGATATTGCCAAGCTTAGCCAAGTTGTAGAGGGTTTGGCCGCAAAAGTCGATGCGAAAACACTGGCTCCTAACAAGTCGACAGCGTGGGTAAACGCGAAACGGTCTGCTATGGAATCAAACACCCCTAAACGCAGGCGCGGTGACACCGGCAGTCCTATTTCCAGCCCTACGATGCCAACCAGGACCTGTGGAACCAAGCCAATGAGCG CTTTCGACCCCCAAACGACTGAAGCTGAAATAGCATCTCTGGTTCGTGAATGTTTGGATTTGGGCTCTTGCACTGAGCCTAAAGTTATAAAACTGGTTCCTAAGGGCAAGGAGCTCAGCGCAATGAACTTCGTGTCTTTCAAGATTGGGATCAGTTCAAAATTAAGATGCTCTGCGTTGTCACGAGACTCATGGCCGGAAAATGTCATATTTCGAGAATTCGAGGATCGTTCAAAAAACCAGCTCAGAATTACCAGGATCAATCGAATTCTACCAGTGGAACCACAACCATCAGAAGGAGATCCAGTTGTACAGATGGACGCTTAA
- the LOC129761247 gene encoding uncharacterized protein LOC129761247, translating to MAGKYPVSSRSPYRDTSPSCSSQCPQQPELTPTYRTLGCSQILRRNSATSTMGAPNPPITVESFQPVTSSRPGPVYGIGEGVFHRASPGKYHRISNYSLPEISHNPSYDTLPPENNHDRASSLHVIEGHQQRNVPRHVTRDSNRLLIYYQNVRGLRTKIDDFFAAVSESYYDIIILTETWLDDRIFSPQLFGNTFTVYRNDRNSRNSSKSRGGGVLIAVSSMLGGFIDPTPVCDTLEQLWVKIRIEGLVVSIGVIYLPPDKRGDLRCIEKHIDSIGAIISQLEAQDVAFAFGDYNQSGLVWNIPSNAPPSVDCSRSRFSTASSALLDGFCFHGLTQINPVPNRNGRLLDLVLANDAALSRCSITEAADPVTPLDTDHPALEVDVNLPTPTGFEDVPDLTSFNFQKADFAALHQAIAQVDWEFLETIEDVDAAVARFSDVMTRIIVDCVPVRRTARRPIWGNRRLGELKRLRSSALRRFCRLRCPFAKQELNRTSNEYRLYNRFLYKQYTRRMQKNLRRNPKLFWSFVNSKRMEKGLPVNMFLVNHSVNTALEKCNLFATHFKRAFNYRSSSEMQVAAV from the coding sequence ATGGCAGGCAAGTATCCAGTTTCCTCAAGATCTCCGTACCGTGATACTTCTCCTAGTTGCAGCAGTCAATGTCCACAACAACCCGAACTTACCCCCACGTACCGAACACTGGGATGCAGCCAGATACTGAGACGCAATTCTGCCACAAGCACCATGGGAGCTCCTAATCCGCCCATCACAGTCGAGTCCTTTCAACCAGTAACCagcagtcgtcccggtcctgtgtaTGGGATCGGAGAAGGGGTCTTCCACCGTGCCTCTCCAGGCAAGTACCATCGTATTAGCAACTATTCACTCCCTGAAATATCCCATAATCCCAGTTACGACACGCTGCCACCGGAGAATAATCACGACCGCGCGTCATCGCTTCACGTCATCGAAGGGCATCAGCAACGCAACGTCCCCCGACATGTAACACGTGACTCTAACCGGCTACTGATTTACTATCAGAACGTTCGGGGGCTGCGCACCAAAATCGACGACTTCTTCGCAGCTGTATCAGAATCATATTATGACATTATCATTCTTACGGAGACCTGGCTAGACGACCGTATTTTCTCTCCGCAACTGTTTGGAAACACGTTCACCGTTTATCGTAACGATCGTAATTCACGTAACAGCTCCAAATCACGCGGCGGTGGTGTTTTGATAGCCGTCTCATCCATGTTAGGCGGTTTCATTGATCCTACTCCAGTGTGTGATACTCTCGAACAGCTTTGGGTCAAAATCCGGATAGAAGGTTTGGTCGTTAGTAtcggtgttatttatttaccaccCGATAAGAGAGGTGATCTCAGATGTATTGAGAAGCATATTGATTCCATCGGAGCCATCATTTCTCAGCTTGAAGCACAGGATGTTGCATTTGCGTTCGGCGACTACAATCAGTCTGGTTTAGTGTGGAATATCCCGTCGAATGCTCCACCTTCTGTTGACTGCTCACGATCACGTTTTTCGACTGCTTCCTCGGCCTTACTCGATGGATTCTGTTTCCATGGTCTAACGCAGATCAATCCAGTGCCGAACAGGAATGGCCGCTTGCTCGATCTAGTGCTGGCGAATGATGCTGCTTTATCGAGGTGCTCGATCACCGAGGCTGCCGATCCAGTTACTCCGCTCGACACCGATCATCCAGCACTAGAAGTTGACGTCAATCTACCGACGCCAACTGGTTTTGAAGATGTACCAGATCTGACTTCCTTCAATTTCCAGAAAGCTGATTTCGCAGCATTACATCAAGCTATAGCTCAAGTCGACTGGGAATTTCTGGAGACTATCGAGGATGTGGATGCTGCCGTTGCCAGGTTTTCTGATGTCATGACCCGTATCATCGTTGATTGCGTTCCTGTGCGGAGGACTGCACGGAGACCAATCTGGGGCAATAGACGACTGGGAGAACTCAAAAGATTGCGATCCTCTGCTCTCCGGCGTTTCTGTAGGTTGCGCTGTCCGTTTGCTAAGCAAGAGCTGAACCGAACGAGCAACGAATACCGTTTGTACAATCGCTTCCTGTATAAACAGTATACGAGGCGTATGCAGAAAAATCTCCGTAGAAACCCGAAACTTTTCTGGTCCTTTGTCAACTCCAAGAGAATGGAAAAAGGCTTGCCCGTGAACATGTTTCTGGTGAACCACTCGGTTAACACTGCACTCGAGAAATGCAATCTTTTCGCTACTCACTTCAAGCGAGCATTCAATTACCGTTCGTCCTCCGAAATGCAAGTTGCTGCCGTCTAA